TTACGCTTGGGCCAAGGCGCAGCGGATTTTGCTGCGCGACGGTGTGCTGACGGTGTGCCCGTCGACGCCGGGCTGGTCGATCAGCGAGGTGCGGAGGCAGTTCGGCGCGGCCAGGCTTGAGCGGGTGCGCGATGACGAACTCGACGGCTTGCTCGCCACGGCCTACGCCGACACCGGCAGTGCGGCGGCGGTCGTCGGGGCGGCGGAAAACGAAGTCGACCTCGACCGCCTGATGCAGGACATGCCGGAAATCACCGACCTGCTCGACACCCAGGACGGCGCGCCGGTGATCCGCATGATCAACGCCTTGCTCACCCAAGCGGCACGGGACGAGGCCAGCGACATTCACATCGAACCGTTCGAAACCCACTCGGTGGTGCGCTATCGGGTCGACGGCACCCTGCGCGACGTGGTGTCGCCACGCAAGGCCTTGCACGGTGCGCTGGTGTCGCGGATCAAGATCATGGCGCAGCTCGACATTGCCGAAAAACGCCTGCCACAGGACGGTCGTATCGCATTGCGCGTGGCCGGGCGGCCCATCGACATTCGTGTCTCGACCGTGCCCACCGGTCATGGCGAGCGGGTGGTGATGCGTCTGCTGGACAAGCAGGCCGGACGCTTGCATCTGGAAACCCTGGGCATGGACGCGCAGGTGCTGGCCAAACTCGATCACCTGATCCGCCAGCCCCACGGCATCGTGTTGGTCACCGGCCCGACCGGTAGCGGCAAAACCACCAGTTTGTATGCGGCGCTGGCGCGGCTGGATGCAAGCACCAGCAACATCCTCACCGTGGAAGATCCGGTGGAATACGACCTGCCGGGCATCAGCCAGATTCAGGTCAACACCAAGATCGACATGACCTTCGCCCTCGCTTTACGCGCCATTTTGCGGCAGGACCCGGACATCATCATGATCGGCGAGATCCGCGACCTCGAAACCGCGCAGATCGCAGTGCAGGCTTCGTTGACCGGTCACTTGGTGCTGGCGACTTTGCACACCAACGATGCGGTGTCGGCGGTCAACCGCTTGATCGACATGGGCGTCGAGCCGTTTCTGTTGGCTTCGTCGATGTTGGGAGTTTTGGCCCAGCGCTTGGTGCGGCGGCTGTGCAATCAGTGCAAACAGGAAGACCCCGCGACGCCCGGCACCTGGCGCCCGGTCGGTTGTGCGGCGTGCAATCACACCGGTTACAGCGGCCGGACCGGCATTCATGAATTGTTCTGCATCGACGACGACATCCGCACCCTGATTCACCAAGGGGCAGGGGAGCAGGCCTTGCGTGCGGCGGCGAGCAAGGCCGGGATGTTCAGCCTGCGTGAAGA
The sequence above is a segment of the Pseudomonas sp. HS6 genome. Coding sequences within it:
- the gspE gene encoding type II secretion system ATPase GspE, translated to MSALPYAWAKAQRILLRDGVLTVCPSTPGWSISEVRRQFGAARLERVRDDELDGLLATAYADTGSAAAVVGAAENEVDLDRLMQDMPEITDLLDTQDGAPVIRMINALLTQAARDEASDIHIEPFETHSVVRYRVDGTLRDVVSPRKALHGALVSRIKIMAQLDIAEKRLPQDGRIALRVAGRPIDIRVSTVPTGHGERVVMRLLDKQAGRLHLETLGMDAQVLAKLDHLIRQPHGIVLVTGPTGSGKTTSLYAALARLDASTSNILTVEDPVEYDLPGISQIQVNTKIDMTFALALRAILRQDPDIIMIGEIRDLETAQIAVQASLTGHLVLATLHTNDAVSAVNRLIDMGVEPFLLASSMLGVLAQRLVRRLCNQCKQEDPATPGTWRPVGCAACNHTGYSGRTGIHELFCIDDDIRTLIHQGAGEQALRAAASKAGMFSLREDGERWIRSGATAPEEILRVTRDA